The window ATCTTAGGAGAATATTCAAGAAGTGCAAGTGGTAGACGTATTGCAATATATTATGGCTCATTTGAAAAGGTTTATAGTGGAGTTTCTAAGAGAAGCTTACGTAATAAACTAAAGGACACTTTATTACATGAATTTACCCACCACCTTGAATCCTTAGCAGGGGAAAGAGGATTAGAAATAAAGGATTATCGTGATATACAGGAATATAAGAGAAAAATTAAGGACTAAATTAAAGACTCCATTTTGC of the Proteiniborus sp. DW1 genome contains:
- a CDS encoding metallopeptidase family protein, which translates into the protein MCDFSSIDEIHEMLDEIAEEIPQYFFNQLNEGIILLPEYKIHPESRDTDTLYILGEYSRSASGRRIAIYYGSFEKVYSGVSKRSLRNKLKDTLLHEFTHHLESLAGERGLEIKDYRDIQEYKRKIKD